In the genome of Streptomyces fagopyri, the window GGCCGCGAGGCCCTGGAGCGGCTGCTGGCCTCCGGCGTCGAGGTCGGACCCGTCGCCGAGAGCGGCGACGGACGCATGTTCTTCTTCACACTCACCCGCGGTACGCCCGAGGACGAGGACGAGTGGTGGCCCTGCGAGCTCGACTCGCACCCCGAGACGACGGACGAACACCCCGGCCTGCGCTGGCACTGCCGCGGTTCCTACGTCCTCGTCCCGCCCGCCCAGCTCCCCGGTGATCTCAGCGTCGACTGGCTGCGCGGTCCCGAGCACCCGCTCCCCGACCCCCTGAGCCTGCTCGAGGCCCTGACGGACGCCTGCGCCCGCTACGCGGGGGAGAACGAGTCCGACCAGCTGGCCGCCTGGCCCCACCGGGGCTAGACACCGGGACCGGACCCGCCGAGGCGGGACCCGGGAGAGCCGCCGGCACAGCCGGACCCCTCGCACCCGGATCCAGTACGGCGGGTGGCGGGTCCCACCGGGCCCGTCCCGGTGGGCGTCACCGTGCGGGCGGTCAGCCGCCCTTCGCCGCCGTCAGCCCTTCGACCCGGCCCAGCACCGTCACCCGCTGGTCCTGACCACCCTTCGCCGGGTCCAGGGCCGCCTGGTTGGAGACGAACCCGAGGGTGAGGGACTGCTTGACGTCACCGGTCGTCAGCGCCTTGACGTCCGCGCTCTGCGCGGGAAGACCGGTGCCCTGCGCGGCGGTCTGCTTCTCGTAGCGCTGCGTGGCGAAGAAGACCAGCGCCCCGCCGTCCGCGGTGCGCAGCCCCACCGGGGCGTAGTCGCCGGAAGTCAGCGGTTCGTCGACGTACTGCCGGGCCAGACCGGGCTTGCTGGCGTTCTTGCCGCGCAGGGCCCGCCATTGCGAGGTGTGGATGCCTGGGGCGAAGCCCTCGCCGCCGCTCTTCAGATACGTCGCGTAGGCCTGGCTCAGCTTCGCCGGGCCGACGGCGAGGGCCGCGTCGTCCGCCGTGACGGGCAGCGCCCAACCGTCCTTGTCCTGCTGGAACTTCGGGACGTCGGCGCCCGCCAGCACGGTCAGGTAAGAGACCCGCCACACGTCGTTCGCACTGCCGCGCGTGAAGACGAGCAGCCAACGGCTCCCCGCCAGGCCCTTGTTGGCCGAGGTGTCCGCCACGAACCAGCGCGGCCAGCCCGCCTTCGCGGGGATGGCGAACCTCGCGTCGC includes:
- a CDS encoding bifunctional DNA primase/polymerase, which translates into the protein MSAEFGRRSGAQGRISQWLRGRRPKEIADDGGREGLLLAAAAAGLPLAQAAYPSGYRCSCDRVGCPTPARHPVSFAWQTQSTTDRAQIERWVRHQPQANFITATGMVHDVLDVPVDAGREALERLLASGVEVGPVAESGDGRMFFFTLTRGTPEDEDEWWPCELDSHPETTDEHPGLRWHCRGSYVLVPPAQLPGDLSVDWLRGPEHPLPDPLSLLEALTDACARYAGENESDQLAAWPHRG